The Candidatus Desulfofervidus auxilii sequence TTGTAGGGAAAAGTTATAATTTTAAAATTCTCAATTATAATCGTAAATTACGTAATGTTGTCCTTTCCCGTCGTCGTTATTTAGAGGAAGAAAGAAAAAAAAGAAAACAGCAAACATTAGCAAGACTTAAAGAAGGGGCTATTGTTTATGGTCGGGTAAAAAATATTACTGATTATGGAGTTTTTATAGATTTAGGAGGAATAGATGGTCTTTTACATATTAGTGATATTTCATGGGGAAAAATAGGACATCCAGCAGATCGATTTGAGATTGGTGATGAAGTAAAAGTAAAAGTGCTTAAATTTGATCGAGAAAAGGAAAAGATTGCTTTAGGTATGAAACAGCTTTATCCAGATCCTTGGGAAAAAGTACCCCAAAAATATCCGGTTGGTAGTAGAATTAAAGGGAGAGTAACAAATTTAGCTGACTATGGTGCTTTTGTAGAGATAGAAGAAGGAGTAGAAGGTCTTATTCATATTTCTGAAATGACTTGGTCAAAACGTTTAAAACATCCTTCTGAGATTATCTCTGTAGGTGATATTGTAGAAGCAGTTGTGCTTGGTATAGATAAAAAAAGGAGGCGTTTATCTTTAGGTTTAAAACAAATTGGGCCTGACCCATGGGAAGAGATAGAAAAGAATTATCCAGTAGGTAGCATTATAGAAGGTAAGGTAAAAGGTGTAACTGATTTTGGTATTTTTGTAGAAGTAGTAGAAGGTATTGATGGTTTAGTGCATATTTCTGATATTTCCTGGACAAAGAGAATTAAACATCCAAAAGAACTTTATAAAAAAGGAGATATTGTTAAGGCTAAAGTACTTGAAATCAATAAAAGTGCTGGTAAGCTGGCTTTAGGTATTAAACAGCTTTTTCCAGATCCTTGGTTAGAAGTGTCAAAGAAATTCCCTGTAGGAAGTATAATTAAAGGAAAAGTTACTCATGTTACTGATTTTGGTCTTTTTGTTGAAGTAGAGGAAGGAATAGAAGGGTTAGTACATATTTCAGAGGTAAGTTATGAGAAGATGAAAAACTTAAAAGAAAAATTTAAAGTAGGAGATGAAGTTAGAGCAAAGGTTATTCGTGTAAACCCAGAAGAAAGAAAATTGGGTCTTTCTATTAAACAATTAGAAGAAGAGGAAGAAAGAAATCAATGGCGTAAATATACTTCAAGTCAAAAGGGTATAAAATTAGCAGATTTGATTAGGATTAAACAAGGCAATGTATAAGTGTTGGTTGCAATTAATATGTGGAGCTTTAGTTATATTTTTTGCAGGTAAAAATTATACTCCATATAGTCAATTTTTTATTGCACAAGCAGAGATTAAAACATCCTGGTTTCAAGCATTACTTTGGGAAGTTTTAAAAGCATTTCCTGAATGTTGTGTAATGGCTCTTATCTTATATATTACAAAAGACCCAATTTTAGGGTTAAGTACAGCTTTAGGAATAATCTTAGTGCATTTTGTTATAATTGCTTGGATCTTATATCATCGAATCGAAAAAATAAAAGTTCCTTTTTCTTTTTGGTTGCTAATGAGTTTTGTCATATTACTCACTATTTCTATAACGCAAAAATTAGGATTTGGCTTTTTAAAAGTAGGTCTTGCAAGTATCTTGCTTTTAGCTGGTTATGTAGCCTATTTTAGGATTATGTTAGTTGAAAAAGAGGTGTCATTACCTGACCTTCATTTAAAACCTATGATAATTTATTTGCGCTTTTTTATTGCTACTATTTTAATTATAGGAGGTGCTGGTCAAGTAACTTATGCTTCTAAAGAGATTATTACTCAACTCCATTGGTCAAGTCCATGGGTTGGAGCATTAATTCTTGCTCCTATTGCCTGTTTCCCCAAACTTTCATTTGTTTTGTCAAAAAAAGATTTTGATATTGAAGAATTACTTCAATCAAGTATTTTTATTTTAGGAGTATTTGTATTTTTAATAGATTTTTTCCATTTTCATGAAGTAGTCTTTATAAAAGCAGAAAAAGGGCTTTTTTATTTAGTTTTAGAAACAATGATTTTTTCTTTTTTAATTTTGGGAGCTATTACTTGGTTGAAGCAGAAAAAAATTTTTAGCATATTAGTAATACTTGGTTATTTGGGTAGCTTTATTTCTTTTAGTCGACTTTTGAGGTAAAGATGACAGAAGGGAAACATAGTTTTTTACGTTTTTGGCTAAAGCTTTTTATTCTTCTTTTTGTATTTTTATTAGGATTTGGCTTAGCTAAACGTGTTACAGAAGAAGGAAAAATATCCAAAGATACTATTGGGGTGATTGAAATTAAAGGTATCATAAAAACAGCTCGACCTATATTAGAACATTTGGTTAAATTTCAAAAAAATAAAAATATTAAAGCAGTAATTTTAAGGATAGAATCACCTGGTGGGGCAGTGGGCCCTTCACAAGAAATATATTTAGAAGTAATGAAATTGAGAAAAATTAAACCTGTAGTGGCTTCTCTTGGAGCTATAGCTGCTTCTGGTGGATATTATATTGCAGCAGCAGCTAACAAAATTGTTGCTGTACCTGGTACCCTTACTGGAAGTATTGGTGTAAAAATGGAGTTTCCAAATCTTGAAAAACTTTTTAAAAAATTGGGAATAGAGTCTGAAGTAATAAAAAGTGGGCCGTATAAAGATATTGGTTCTCCTATAAGAGAAATGACAGAAGCAGAAAAAATGTTGCTTGAAAGGGTAGTAAAGGATGTGCATCGACAGTTTTTGGAAGCTATAGCTAAAGGTAGGAATCTTCCTTTAGAAAAAGTAGAAGCAGTTGCTGATGGTTCTATTTTTACAGGTGAACAAGCTAAAAAACTTGGGTTGGTAGATGAGTTGGGCAATTTTGAAGATGCAGTGAGATTGGCTGCCAAATTAGGCGGTATTAAAGGGGAACCAAAACTTTATTTTCCTAAAGAGAAATCTCGTTTAACAAAATTGCTTTTTGAAAGTTTAAGCGAATTATTGTGGGAAAATATTCATCAAATAAAATTTCATTATTAGGTGGAGGCAATGCTGAAGAAAGATTTGGTTGTTGAGTTAAGGAAAAGGTTTCCGCAGTTTTCTAAAAAAGATATGGAATTGTTTGTAGATGTATTGTTTGAAGTATTGAAAGATGGTGTAAAAGCTGGCCGGATAGAGTTAAGAGGGTTTGGTGTGTTTACTTCAAAAATTAGAGCATCTCGGCAGATGCAGCATCCAAAGACTAAAAAAATTGTAAAAACTACTCCTCATCGAGCTGTAAAATTTAAACCAAGTTTTGAAGTGCCGTTAAATGTTTTAAAAAAGAAATAAAATTTAATTCCGGCCAGGATTATTAAAAGAAAAGTTACCTAAAATATTTTCTATTTTTTTGACAAGTAAGGGTAAAGTTTCTGGCTGGATGGCAGATATTGCTATAGCTTTATAACGTTGGCATTGTTGAGCTACATATTCAGCAGAAACTAGATCTTTTTTGTTAAATACTTTTAATACAGGAATGTGAGTAAGGTTTAATTTGTCAATGATTCCTTCTACTGTTTCTATATGTTCTTCAAAATGAGGATTACTAATATCAATAAGATGAATGAGAAGATCTGCTTCTTTTAACTCTTCTAAAGTTGCAGCAAATGCTTCTATTAAATCTTTTGGTAAATTGCGGATAAAACCCACTGTATCAGTAATGATAGCTTCCTTTTCATTAGGGAAACGAAGACGACGACTTGTGGGATCAAGAGTGGCAAAAAGTTTATTTTCAGTTAATATATTGCTTTTTGTTAAAGCATTAAGAAGTGTGGATTTACCTGAATTTGTATAACCAATAATAGAGATTATTGGTAAATTTGCTTTTTTGCGTTTTATCCTTCTCTGTTTTCTTTCATTTCGAATAGCCTTTAATTCTTGTTGTAATCGATGAAGGCGTTTTTTTATTCGACGTCTATCAATTTCTAATTTAGTTTCTCCAGGACCTCTTCCACCAATACCACCTGCCAATCTAGACATTGAAGCATCTTGTTTAACTAAACGAGGTAAAAGATATTTGAGTTGAGCTATTTCTACTTGAATCTTTCCTTCACGACTCCTTGCCCTTTGGGCAAATATGTCTAAAATTAATTGAGTACGGTCAATTACTCGCAAATCAGTAAAACTTGTGATTGCTTTTACTTGAGAAGGATTAAGTTCATGATCAAAAATAAGAAGATCAGCACCTGCTTGTAAAGCACGGATTACCACTTCAGCTAATTTCCCTTTACCAATAAAAAATTTTGGATTAATTTTTTTTCGATACTGAATAATCTTATCTACTACTTCTACACCTGCAGTATATGCTAATTCACTTAACTCCATTAAAGAGATTTCAGCTTCAGTTTTAGTATTAGAAGTGCTAACATGGATTAAGATAGCTCTATCTTTATTTCTTTTTACAGTATGTGCCCTTTGTACTCTTTGAAATTCTTCTTCAAGTGCCTCTATTAATTGAGAAAAGTTAAGATTTAAATTTCCATAACGTATTGGTTCTAAAATTCTCCAGCCTTGACCGTTTTCATTTACTGGTAAGAGATGAGCAATATGATAAAAAGAAGGCAATCCATTTTGATTTGTAGTGATAGCACACATTAGATCAAGACGTAATAAGGCAAGGTCCGTTAAGTCTTCTTCATTTAAACCTTCTTCTTTAAGATGAGTGTGAATACATCTTAAACCTCTTAATCGTGCTAGTCCACTACGATATCGACTTAAATCAGGCAATAAAACACTTTTTTGGTCACCTATTACAACAAACTCTATTTTACCACTTCTTTCAATAAGAAGTGCTATTTGGCGGTTAATTTCAAGTGAAATTTCACAGATTTGTCGTGCTAATTCATGTGTAATGATTTTATCAGGAGGAATGCGCTTTTGATAAATCTTCTCTAAACGCCGAAGATGATTAGGTTTTAAACCTTGAAGATTCCCAAAAACTTTTGGGATAAATCACACCTCCTTGTTTTTATAAAAATAATAAACATTTATACAAAAAGTGACAACTCTTTTTATGAAATTATATGTGGCCAATGATGAATAATAATGGCTGTTAAAATAATAAAAAATTGACGTAATCCATTAGAAAGAAGCATGATTTGAGTTCCTAAACGTGGACCAAAAATACCCCAATAATAAGGAATAAGATAACGGAGACTTACAATACTAGTTATTACTGTGCCCCAAAGAAGAGCAAGAATTATTTCATAATTTTTAAGAAGTCCATTGACAAGCAAATTAGAGGCTACAGTATAAGCAGCAATATGTCCGCCAAACTGAGCAATAATGATAGAAAATGCTTCAGGAGATAATGGTAAATACCTTATAATAGGTTTTAAATGCTGAGAAATAAATTCAAAAAAACCAAAATGAATAAGGTAAAAAGTAAAGATGGTAATAGGTATGGTCATAAATATAATTCGTTTCAATATGAAACGAGACTGTATTAAACTTTGTTTAAAAGCTTGATATAGAGATAAATGGGGGGATATAGATTTATTTGTTTTAAAAATAGGAGGGGGAGGCAATAAATAACGAGCGATGATAAGTGTTAAGCTTGTTTTTAAAAAACCTATTAATACAAGTAATCCAAAATAAATTAGTCCTACTTTTCCTAACAAAGGGATAATTATAGGTAACATAGTACGTCCATGCATAAGAATAGCTGGGAAAGAATTGCTTAAGGAAGCAATAAAAAGCTCTTTTTTATTAATTTTACCTTTTTGAAAAAATTCCATAAGCATGGTATTAGCAGCTGTAGGTGAAGCAAAGGCTGTAATAAAAGAAAGGGCACATTCACTACGTAAATGACTAATTTTCATAAATGGTTTAATTATCCAAGTTAAGCGATTTAAAATGCCAAGAGCAATAAGAAAGTTTACTAAAATTACTCCAATAATCATGGAAGGAAGTATAAAAGAAAGATATTTAATAGCTATAAAAAAAGGTTTCATGGAACGGATAATAGACTTATAAAATCTAATTGGCAATAGGATTTAGTTATGTTATACAATGACAAATTAAAAGGAGGAAAGCGTTGCCAGTTTTTTGGACAATCATCATTTTAGGTTTACTTATCTTTGTTCATGAATGGGGTCATTTTTTAATGGCTAGATGGTGTGGGGTAAAGGTAAAAACATTTTCTTTAGGCTTTGGCCCAAAGTTAATTAGTAAGGAGTTTGGGGAAACAGAATATGCCATTTCTGCTTTTCCATTAGGTGGATATGTAAAACTTTTAGGAGAATCTTTAGAAGAATATATTCCTGAAGAAGAAAAATATCATGCTTTTTTATGCCAACCACTTTGGAAACGTATTTTAATTGTTCTTGCTGGCCCCTTTTTTAATATTTTATTTGCTGTAGTGATATTTATTTCTCTTTTCGCTATTAAAGGACAACCATTGCTTTTACCTAAAATTGGTGATGTTCACCCTAATTCTCCAGCAGCTATTGCTGGATTGAAAAAAGGTGATTTGATTCTTGCAGTTAATCAAACACCAATAAAAACATGGGATGAGCTTGCCTTTAAAATTAAAGAATCAAAGGGAAAATCATTAATATTGCTTATAAGTCGTAATGGAAAGAAAATTTCTGTTGTTGTGAAGCCTAAAATAGAAAAGTTAAAAACTATTTTAGGTGAAGTAGTGGAACGCCCAATAATTGGTATTGTAGCAGCAGGTGAAGTAAAAATTCGTTATCTTTCTCCTTGGATGGCTGTTTGGGAGGGATTAAAACAGAGTTGGATAACAACAAAATTAACAATTATTTCTTTGAAAAACCTTATTTTAGGTAAAATTTCTTTAAAAATGCTTGCAGGACCTGTAGGTATAATTCAATTAACAACTAGACAAGCTAAAGCTGGCTTAGCAGCTCTTTTTGCATTTGCTGCTTTGCTCTCCATTAATCTAGGCATTATAAATCTTTTCCCTATCCCTATATTAGATGGCGGTCATTTAGTATTATTTGCAATTGAAGCAGTAAGAAGGCGACCTTTAAGCAAAAAAACAGTAGAAATTGCCCAAAAAATAGGCATAGCTATCTTGGCAGTCATAATGATTATGGTTATGTATAATGATATCTTACGCATAGTACAAAAGACATCCTTTCCATGAAAATATTAACTATTGATACATCTACTAGCATAGGTAATGTTGCAATTGTAGAAGAGGGGGAGATAAAAGGTGAAGTAACCCTTAATTTACCTTTAACTCACAATCAACGATTAATAAAAAGCTTAGAAACACTTTTAAGGATTACAAAAATTTCTTTTTCTGAAATAGATTTGCTAGCAGTAATAAAAGGGCCAGGTAGTTTTACAGGTCTTCGTATTGGTGTAGCAACAGCTAAAGGATTGGCTTTTGCTTTAAAAAAACCACTTATTGGTGTTAATGGATTAGATACATTAGCATACAATTTTTCCTATATATCTTATTTAATTTGTCCTATGTTGGATGCTCGTAAAAAACAAGTATTTGCTGCATTTTATATAGTAGAAAAAGGAGAGATAAAACGTATTTCTGATTATTATTCCATATTTCCTGAAATTTTATTAAAAGATCTGAGACGTAAAACCATTTTTATTGGTACAGGTGCATTGATTTATAAAGAACTTATTAGACAAAAATTAAAAGAAAAAGCTATTTTTCCTCCTTCTCACCTTCATCGTATTCATCCTGAAACTATTGCTCAATTAGCTCTTAAAGCTATAGAAAAAGGAGAAAAAACTGATCCAATTACTTTTGTACCTTTTTATATTCGTCCTTCTGATGCAGAAATTAACTTTTATAGAAAAAATTAAATTATTAGAAAAACTATATGCACAATTTGAAGAAGAGGTAAAAGAGTTTAAAAAGAATGCTGTTTGCCATAAAGGTTGTGCTGATTGTTGTAAACAAATGGCAAAGATTGATTTGACTACCCTTGAAGCTTTACGTATAAAGGCAAAGATTGAAACATTTGATGAATCTACTAAATTATGGATTAAAAAGCAGTTAAAAAAAGATTTAAAAAAAAGAAAAAAGAAAAATTATGCCACTTGTCCTTTTCTCACTAAAGAAGATACGTGTCTTATTTATGAAGTACGTCCATTTAGCTGTCGATGGATTTATTCTTTGAAAAAGTGTAAAGGCAATCCACCACTTATACATAGCTGTGTTTTTGAAAAAGCCAAAGAAGCTATAAAAAAAATAAAACAACTTGATAATAATGGTTATTCAGGACATATTAGCATTATTCTTCAATTATTAGATCAAACGGAATTCAGAGAGAATTATCTTTTAGATAAACCTAATAAAATTAAAATAAAAAGTTTTCTTCCTTACATTTTACCTAATAAAAACAAATAATGTAGTCAACAACTAGCGATCGTTAAATTTCTTTTCATATCTTATAATTTCTTTAAGTTTTTCTCTTATTCTGCGTTCATCATATATGTTAAGGGACTTTTGAAGACGTGCATCTCCAAGTCTTATAACCATTTTTAGATTTTCCTCTAACTTTCTTTTGTTTCCAAGAATTTGATAGATACGTGCTTTAGCAAGATAAGCAGGGGCATATGTAGGATTGATTCTCAATGCTTCATCAAAATCTGCAAGGGCTTTTTTATATTCTTTAAGCTGTAAATAAACCAACCCTCGATTATAATAAGCACGGGCATTTCTAGGATCTAATCGAATAGCTTCATCAAAATCTTTACAGGCATTTTGATAATCAGAAATCATTACATATGCTACACCACGGCTTCTATAGACCTCACTAGATTTTTCGCCATTTTTAATTGCTCTAGAAAAGGCATCAATACTTTCTTTATATTCCTTTTGAACTAAATGTTGTTTACCTTTTTTTATTAAATCTTCCATTTGTTAAAATTTACAAAATACCATTTATTTTTGCAAGTAAAATTTTAAAATGTTATTATTTTTTAAAAATTAAAAGAGGGATTGAAAAATGTTTAAAATAGGTTGTTGTGGTTTCCCAATAGCTCAAAATAAATATTTTAAAGAATTTTCTACAATAGAAATACAACAAAGTTTTTATCGCAACCTTACCGAAAAACAAGTAAAAAATTGGCGGAATAAAGCTCCATTAGAATTTGAATTTGTCTTAAAAGCCCCTCAATGTGTTACTCATCCTCCTAATAGTCCTACTTATCGACGTTCAGATTTAACAGAAGAAAAAAGAAAATATTGTGGTGGGTTTAGGTTAAATGAAGTAATAGAAGAGATAATGGATATATTTTTTAAACGAGCAGCAATATTAAATACAGAAAAATTTGTCTTTCAAACACCTGCTTCTTTTAAACCTAATTCAGAAAATATTAAAACTATGATTGAATTTTTCAATTATTATAAAAATAAAGGAATTTTTATTTGGGAACCAAGAGGAAAGGAATGGACACAAGAAATTGTTAAACATATTTGTCAGAAAGCCAATCTCATTCATGCAGTTGATCCATTTTTACATGGCCCTCCAGTTTGGGGTAATTTCACTTATTTCAGACTTCATGGAAATCTAAAAAATTATGTTTATTCTTATTCTGATGAGGAGCTTAGAAATATTATTAAAATTTCCTCTCCTTCTGGTTACATTATGTTCAACAATTCTGAAATGTATGAAAATGCTTTAAGATTAAAAAAGATGTTAGCAGAAGACAAATAAATTTTGTGTCAAAATGGCACAGTCTTTTTAGAGGACATATTTAATGGCAGTTTTATTCTTTCATTCAAAACTTTAAAGTGCCTTTTTGACACATTTAAAATCTGTCTTCTAATAAAGTCCTTTCTATTTATTGGAATTTCGTTTGGCACATAAGTTGCTCAAAGCTTCAAAATGAAAACATGACTATCTTAAAGATATCAATAGGAATTTTATTGATAATGATGTCTGTATCTTTTGGAAAGGCAGAGAATTTGGAAGAAGGGATTAAGGCATTTAGGACAGGCAAATATGAAGAAGCCAAGAATAAACTAGAATTATTTTTAAAAAAACATCCACAGTCTCCCAAAGCTATTTTGTTTTTAGGACGAGTTTACAAGAAAATGGGTAAATTTTCTGAAGCTGAAAAAATATGGCAAGAAGCCATTCGCAAGTATCCTAAAAATTCATACTATCATTTATTTTTCTATGAATTAGGTATTCTTGCTTATGAATTAAAACAACCAGAAAAAGCCATAAAATTGCTTTTAAAGGCTTTAGAAAACTGTAAAGATAAGCAGCTTTCTATGGAAATCTGTTTTGCTATTGGTAACTGCTATGTAGATATGAATAATTATTTAGCTGCTCGCAATTTTTATCAAGAAGCTTTAAATAAAGGAATTTTGCCTTATGAATATCTTAAAAAGCATCCTAAAACTTATCTCAATGTAGCTGAAATATTCTTTATTTATGGAAATTATGAAAAAGCAGTTGATGCTTATTTAGAAATCGCTTCTCTTTTTCCTAAATCAGATTTTGCTCCAAAAGCATGGTTAAGAGCAGGGGATGCTTTAATAAAAATGAAAAAGTTTAAAAAGGGATTAGAAGCTTATGCAAAGGTTATTTATCTCTACCCAGAAAGTGAAGAGGTATGGCTTAGTAAATTTCGTATGGCAGATTTAGCTACTG is a genomic window containing:
- the sppA gene encoding signal peptide peptidase SppA — translated: MTEGKHSFLRFWLKLFILLFVFLLGFGLAKRVTEEGKISKDTIGVIEIKGIIKTARPILEHLVKFQKNKNIKAVILRIESPGGAVGPSQEIYLEVMKLRKIKPVVASLGAIAASGGYYIAAAANKIVAVPGTLTGSIGVKMEFPNLEKLFKKLGIESEVIKSGPYKDIGSPIREMTEAEKMLLERVVKDVHRQFLEAIAKGRNLPLEKVEAVADGSIFTGEQAKKLGLVDELGNFEDAVRLAAKLGGIKGEPKLYFPKEKSRLTKLLFESLSELLWENIHQIKFHY
- a CDS encoding nucleoside recognition protein; translation: MKPFFIAIKYLSFILPSMIIGVILVNFLIALGILNRLTWIIKPFMKISHLRSECALSFITAFASPTAANTMLMEFFQKGKINKKELFIASLSNSFPAILMHGRTMLPIIIPLLGKVGLIYFGLLVLIGFLKTSLTLIIARYLLPPPPIFKTNKSISPHLSLYQAFKQSLIQSRFILKRIIFMTIPITIFTFYLIHFGFFEFISQHLKPIIRYLPLSPEAFSIIIAQFGGHIAAYTVASNLLVNGLLKNYEIILALLWGTVITSIVSLRYLIPYYWGIFGPRLGTQIMLLSNGLRQFFIILTAIIIHHWPHIIS
- a CDS encoding 30S ribosomal protein S1; protein product: MSNLEERTETNDENLIAFYDESLKNIRPGEIVQGKVVHVGNDYVMVDVGFKSEGAIPVSEFKDSEGNLAIKEGDVVDVLFQGVNERDGSVSLSRIKAIQILTWQKIEKIYEKGGTIHGKIVGRVKGGFTVNIGIPAFLPGSQVDIKPVRDYESFVGKSYNFKILNYNRKLRNVVLSRRRYLEEERKKRKQQTLARLKEGAIVYGRVKNITDYGVFIDLGGIDGLLHISDISWGKIGHPADRFEIGDEVKVKVLKFDREKEKIALGMKQLYPDPWEKVPQKYPVGSRIKGRVTNLADYGAFVEIEEGVEGLIHISEMTWSKRLKHPSEIISVGDIVEAVVLGIDKKRRRLSLGLKQIGPDPWEEIEKNYPVGSIIEGKVKGVTDFGIFVEVVEGIDGLVHISDISWTKRIKHPKELYKKGDIVKAKVLEINKSAGKLALGIKQLFPDPWLEVSKKFPVGSIIKGKVTHVTDFGLFVEVEEGIEGLVHISEVSYEKMKNLKEKFKVGDEVRAKVIRVNPEERKLGLSIKQLEEEEERNQWRKYTSSQKGIKLADLIRIKQGNV
- a CDS encoding integration host factor subunit beta, which gives rise to MLKKDLVVELRKRFPQFSKKDMELFVDVLFEVLKDGVKAGRIELRGFGVFTSKIRASRQMQHPKTKKIVKTTPHRAVKFKPSFEVPLNVLKKK
- a CDS encoding DUF72 domain-containing protein; this encodes MFKIGCCGFPIAQNKYFKEFSTIEIQQSFYRNLTEKQVKNWRNKAPLEFEFVLKAPQCVTHPPNSPTYRRSDLTEEKRKYCGGFRLNEVIEEIMDIFFKRAAILNTEKFVFQTPASFKPNSENIKTMIEFFNYYKNKGIFIWEPRGKEWTQEIVKHICQKANLIHAVDPFLHGPPVWGNFTYFRLHGNLKNYVYSYSDEELRNIIKISSPSGYIMFNNSEMYENALRLKKMLAEDK
- the tsaB gene encoding tRNA (adenosine(37)-N6)-threonylcarbamoyltransferase complex dimerization subunit type 1 TsaB, with product MKILTIDTSTSIGNVAIVEEGEIKGEVTLNLPLTHNQRLIKSLETLLRITKISFSEIDLLAVIKGPGSFTGLRIGVATAKGLAFALKKPLIGVNGLDTLAYNFSYISYLICPMLDARKKQVFAAFYIVEKGEIKRISDYYSIFPEILLKDLRRKTIFIGTGALIYKELIRQKLKEKAIFPPSHLHRIHPETIAQLALKAIEKGEKTDPITFVPFYIRPSDAEINFYRKN
- the hflX gene encoding GTPase HflX encodes the protein MPDLSRYRSGLARLRGLRCIHTHLKEEGLNEEDLTDLALLRLDLMCAITTNQNGLPSFYHIAHLLPVNENGQGWRILEPIRYGNLNLNFSQLIEALEEEFQRVQRAHTVKRNKDRAILIHVSTSNTKTEAEISLMELSELAYTAGVEVVDKIIQYRKKINPKFFIGKGKLAEVVIRALQAGADLLIFDHELNPSQVKAITSFTDLRVIDRTQLILDIFAQRARSREGKIQVEIAQLKYLLPRLVKQDASMSRLAGGIGGRGPGETKLEIDRRRIKKRLHRLQQELKAIRNERKQRRIKRKKANLPIISIIGYTNSGKSTLLNALTKSNILTENKLFATLDPTSRRLRFPNEKEAIITDTVGFIRNLPKDLIEAFAATLEELKEADLLIHLIDISNPHFEEHIETVEGIIDKLNLTHIPVLKVFNKKDLVSAEYVAQQCQRYKAIAISAIQPETLPLLVKKIENILGNFSFNNPGRN
- a CDS encoding YkgJ family cysteine cluster protein, giving the protein MQKLTFIEKIKLLEKLYAQFEEEVKEFKKNAVCHKGCADCCKQMAKIDLTTLEALRIKAKIETFDESTKLWIKKQLKKDLKKRKKKNYATCPFLTKEDTCLIYEVRPFSCRWIYSLKKCKGNPPLIHSCVFEKAKEAIKKIKQLDNNGYSGHISIILQLLDQTEFRENYLLDKPNKIKIKSFLPYILPNKNK
- the rseP gene encoding RIP metalloprotease RseP, which produces MPVFWTIIILGLLIFVHEWGHFLMARWCGVKVKTFSLGFGPKLISKEFGETEYAISAFPLGGYVKLLGESLEEYIPEEEKYHAFLCQPLWKRILIVLAGPFFNILFAVVIFISLFAIKGQPLLLPKIGDVHPNSPAAIAGLKKGDLILAVNQTPIKTWDELAFKIKESKGKSLILLISRNGKKISVVVKPKIEKLKTILGEVVERPIIGIVAAGEVKIRYLSPWMAVWEGLKQSWITTKLTIISLKNLILGKISLKMLAGPVGIIQLTTRQAKAGLAALFAFAALLSINLGIINLFPIPILDGGHLVLFAIEAVRRRPLSKKTVEIAQKIGIAILAVIMIMVMYNDILRIVQKTSFP
- a CDS encoding tetratricopeptide repeat protein, with amino-acid sequence MEDLIKKGKQHLVQKEYKESIDAFSRAIKNGEKSSEVYRSRGVAYVMISDYQNACKDFDEAIRLDPRNARAYYNRGLVYLQLKEYKKALADFDEALRINPTYAPAYLAKARIYQILGNKRKLEENLKMVIRLGDARLQKSLNIYDERRIREKLKEIIRYEKKFNDR